From Halobacillus sp. Marseille-Q1614, the proteins below share one genomic window:
- a CDS encoding CopG family ribbon-helix-helix protein, translating into MVVSDSMREIVIRIPNNLLVELDGHVQHENSDRSDFMCKATKMYLREEKQRHIRESMRRGYMEMAKINLNIASEAFQAEEEADHTLEQLVSGV; encoded by the coding sequence ATGGTTGTGTCCGACAGTATGCGAGAGATTGTCATTCGGATTCCGAATAACCTTTTGGTTGAATTAGATGGACATGTTCAACATGAAAATAGTGATCGGAGCGATTTCATGTGTAAAGCGACGAAAATGTACCTGCGTGAAGAAAAACAACGCCATATTAGAGAATCTATGAGACGTGGTTATATGGAAATGGCTAAAATTAATCTTAACATCGCTTCAGAAGCGTTTCAGGCCGAAGAGGAGGCAGATCACACCCTGGAGCAACTAGTGAGCGGGGTGTGA
- a CDS encoding SpoIIE family protein phosphatase — MNTGAAAKVAVSIYQKAKKGNYFCGDSYYYKETDEKFVCAIADGLGSGELAKDSSQAVMDVIEKYPDLEIESIITKCNNALLGKRGVVLGILNIDFKEQTYSYSSIGNIGIIIIDQDGNRSRNIPLAGYLAGYPRKLRVSRGKAERGMMFLMFSDGVQDRKLSAKHISSKNIDVMTQQYKELYGKSIDDDTTLIAMKYK; from the coding sequence GTGAACACTGGTGCAGCGGCAAAAGTAGCTGTCTCCATTTATCAGAAAGCCAAAAAAGGAAATTACTTTTGTGGAGATAGTTATTACTACAAGGAAACCGATGAGAAGTTTGTTTGTGCTATTGCTGACGGTTTAGGCAGCGGAGAGCTGGCGAAGGATTCTTCACAGGCCGTAATGGACGTGATCGAGAAATATCCGGATTTGGAAATTGAGTCAATTATTACGAAATGCAATAATGCTTTGCTCGGCAAACGCGGGGTAGTGCTAGGCATACTTAATATCGACTTCAAGGAGCAGACCTATTCTTACTCTTCCATAGGGAATATCGGCATTATTATCATTGATCAGGATGGTAATAGAAGCCGGAACATTCCTCTTGCTGGTTATCTTGCAGGGTATCCGAGAAAGCTGAGAGTGAGCCGGGGTAAGGCAGAACGAGGGATGATGTTTCTTATGTTTTCTGACGGAGTACAAGATCGGAAATTATCGGCGAAGCATATCAGCTCAAAAAATATAGATGTGATGACTCAACAGTATAAAGAGCTTTATGGCAAAAGCATTGATGACGATACGACACTCATCGCCATGAAGTATAAATAA
- a CDS encoding type II toxin-antitoxin system PemK/MazF family toxin gives MIVKRGDVYFADLSPVVGSEQGGVRPVLILQNDIGNRFSPTVIIAAITAQIQKAKLPTHVEIDAKKYGFERNSVILLEQIRTIDKQRLTDKITQLDEPMMKQVNEALQISLGLIDF, from the coding sequence GTGATAGTCAAACGAGGAGATGTTTATTTCGCTGATTTGTCCCCAGTTGTGGGATCCGAACAGGGAGGAGTGCGCCCTGTACTTATCCTGCAAAATGATATCGGGAATCGTTTCAGCCCCACAGTAATTATCGCCGCGATTACTGCACAAATCCAAAAAGCCAAACTTCCCACACACGTTGAAATCGATGCAAAGAAATATGGTTTTGAACGTAATTCTGTTATCCTATTGGAACAAATCAGGACGATTGATAAACAGCGTTTGACCGATAAAATTACACAGCTAGATGAACCGATGATGAAACAGGTCAATGAAGCGTTACAGATCAGCCTAGGACTGATTGACTTTTAA
- a CDS encoding PP2C family protein-serine/threonine phosphatase, whose translation MSTLKLDLENYKELMHQYIKTKDEQALYQAEQFSKHSMQQNISPEEIINVHIESLQDLYPEMPEYIQASLDFLLETMISYGLAYQEYQSLRERQLELKSEISVAANMQQTLLATEKPDFDGLDLGAISVPSKQMNGDYYHFVKDEDGSLGIAIADVVGKGVPAALCMSMIKYSMDSFPENLMDPGVILGSLNRVVERNVDSSMFVTMFYGLYDIRDHVFRFSSAGHEPGYYYNSKKDEFEEIDASGLVLGVSSEATYEQCSKQVHEGDMVILLTDGVTECRQGDRFIEEDEVLEIIKQYAHLSAQETVEQVYKHFERLQDFYLRDDFTLIILKRKV comes from the coding sequence ATGAGTACGCTTAAACTCGATCTGGAAAATTATAAAGAATTAATGCATCAATATATAAAAACAAAAGATGAGCAGGCTCTTTATCAGGCCGAACAATTCAGCAAGCATTCGATGCAGCAGAACATTTCTCCTGAAGAGATTATTAATGTTCATATTGAGTCCTTACAGGACCTATACCCGGAAATGCCTGAATATATTCAGGCTTCACTGGACTTTTTGTTAGAAACGATGATTTCTTATGGGCTCGCTTATCAGGAGTATCAGTCCCTCCGGGAAAGACAGCTCGAGCTTAAATCTGAAATTTCTGTTGCTGCCAATATGCAGCAGACGCTTCTTGCTACGGAAAAACCTGATTTTGACGGCCTGGACCTAGGCGCAATAAGCGTTCCCTCGAAGCAGATGAATGGGGATTACTACCATTTTGTTAAAGATGAAGACGGTTCGCTTGGTATCGCGATTGCCGATGTAGTAGGGAAAGGTGTACCAGCTGCGCTGTGTATGTCCATGATCAAATATTCGATGGATAGTTTTCCTGAGAATTTGATGGACCCCGGTGTCATTCTGGGCAGCTTAAATCGAGTGGTTGAGCGAAATGTGGATTCCAGTATGTTTGTTACGATGTTTTACGGCTTGTATGATATCCGTGATCACGTATTTCGTTTTTCATCAGCTGGCCATGAACCAGGCTACTACTACAACAGTAAAAAGGACGAATTTGAAGAGATTGATGCTTCCGGATTGGTGCTTGGTGTTTCTTCAGAAGCCACGTATGAACAATGCTCAAAACAGGTGCACGAAGGTGATATGGTAATCCTGCTTACAGACGGAGTTACTGAATGCAGGCAGGGCGACCGCTTCATTGAAGAGGATGAAGTGCTGGAGATCATTAAACAGTATGCCCACCTTTCCGCTCAGGAAACAGTAGAGCAGGTGTACAAGCATTTTGAGAGGCTGCAGGATTTTTATTTGCGTGACGATTTTACTTTAATAATTTTGAAGAGGAAGGTTTAA
- a CDS encoding RsbT co-antagonist protein RsbRA, with product MDKRLKGMVIEHSDDIVKMWLEEVNSKKSSDYTSSISDELFENTNREFVNVIFSSIEKNGVSSDLEDFSERLINLGWPLSYLTDGMQVFRRVITEFILQRSDQVDSKYFGEILRQVDNWVDPVINKLVNEFSGSWENIVSLQRVALQELSAPLIPVMENITIMPLIGTIDTERAKLIMENLLDGVIKHNAEVVLIDITGVPVVDTMVAHHIIQAAEAVRLIGSRCILVGIRPEIAQTIVNLGIDLGKFPTKSSLRKGFQTALELTNRTIEQTQDKEKDIEKLIDSLDRE from the coding sequence ATGGACAAGAGATTAAAAGGGATGGTTATCGAACATAGCGATGACATCGTGAAAATGTGGCTAGAAGAAGTAAACAGCAAGAAATCCAGTGATTATACATCATCAATATCGGACGAGCTTTTCGAAAATACAAATAGAGAATTCGTGAATGTGATCTTTTCCAGTATTGAAAAGAACGGTGTCTCTTCCGACCTGGAAGACTTTTCAGAACGCCTGATTAATTTAGGGTGGCCGCTCAGTTACTTAACGGATGGCATGCAAGTGTTTCGCCGTGTAATTACTGAATTTATCTTACAAAGATCAGATCAAGTCGATTCAAAATATTTCGGTGAAATTCTGCGCCAGGTCGATAACTGGGTAGATCCCGTTATTAATAAGCTCGTGAACGAATTTTCTGGAAGCTGGGAAAACATCGTGTCCTTGCAGAGAGTAGCTCTTCAAGAACTGTCAGCTCCGTTAATTCCGGTAATGGAAAACATTACAATCATGCCTTTGATTGGCACCATTGACACAGAAAGAGCTAAACTTATCATGGAGAACCTGTTAGATGGTGTGATTAAGCATAATGCTGAAGTTGTGTTAATTGATATTACAGGTGTTCCTGTTGTAGATACTATGGTGGCTCATCACATTATTCAGGCAGCCGAAGCGGTTCGCTTGATTGGTTCCCGCTGTATCTTAGTGGGCATCCGTCCGGAAATTGCGCAGACGATTGTGAACCTGGGCATTGACCTTGGGAAATTCCCGACGAAGAGCTCACTCCGAAAAGGATTCCAAACTGCCCTGGAATTAACTAACCGCACCATTGAACAGACACAAGACAAAGAAAAAGATATAGAAAAGCTAATTGATTCTCTGGACAGGGAGTGA
- a CDS encoding SprT family protein — translation MTMSEKQLHEWTNQISLDFFGKPFIDRVTINPRLRTTGGRYIPSKRVIELNGKYLKELGEEEFQGIIKHELCHYHLHIEGKGFSHGDQSFKELLKKTGSPRYCKPLPSDLDKTLIYKCTDCGQSYRRKRKIDTSRYVCGKCRGKLKKQ, via the coding sequence ATGACGATGTCAGAAAAGCAGCTGCATGAATGGACAAACCAGATATCCCTCGATTTTTTTGGGAAGCCATTTATTGATCGTGTAACCATTAACCCCAGACTTCGCACAACAGGCGGACGGTATATTCCTTCTAAACGAGTTATCGAGCTCAACGGAAAATATTTAAAAGAGCTGGGCGAAGAGGAATTCCAGGGCATCATAAAGCATGAACTCTGTCATTATCATCTTCATATAGAAGGAAAAGGCTTTTCGCATGGGGATCAATCTTTTAAAGAACTGCTGAAAAAAACAGGGTCGCCGCGGTACTGTAAACCGCTGCCTTCTGATCTGGATAAAACACTCATATATAAATGCACAGACTGCGGACAAAGCTATAGAAGGAAGAGGAAGATCGATACGTCCCGCTATGTTTGCGGAAAATGTAGAGGAAAGTTAAAAAAACAGTAA
- the cmpA gene encoding cortex morphogenetic protein CmpA: protein MPRWLQKQMSNAFLNKDKYQIKMLNQCWYFYRRRLK from the coding sequence GTGCCTCGTTGGTTACAGAAGCAAATGTCCAATGCATTTTTAAATAAGGATAAGTATCAGATTAAAATGTTAAATCAGTGCTGGTATTTTTACCGACGTCGTTTAAAATAA
- the rsbW gene encoding anti-sigma B factor RsbW, translating to MEPFDFVEVKVPAKAEYVGVVRLSTSGIANRMGFGYEEIEDLKVAISEAITNAVKHAYKETGEGEITIGFGIYKDRLEVMVADHGGSFNLGEIKEDIGPYKHNDDIGELREGGFGLFLIDALMDKVEINSKYGVIVLMTKYLQENEVGQDGDQISTS from the coding sequence ATGGAACCATTTGATTTTGTAGAGGTTAAAGTTCCTGCTAAAGCTGAATATGTTGGTGTTGTCCGCTTAAGCACCTCTGGAATTGCAAACCGTATGGGGTTTGGCTATGAGGAAATTGAAGATCTTAAAGTAGCGATTTCTGAAGCGATCACAAATGCTGTGAAGCACGCATATAAGGAAACAGGCGAAGGTGAGATTACTATTGGCTTTGGAATTTATAAAGACCGCCTGGAAGTAATGGTTGCCGACCATGGTGGAAGCTTTAACCTTGGTGAAATTAAAGAGGATATCGGACCGTACAAACATAATGACGATATCGGCGAACTGCGGGAAGGCGGGTTTGGCCTATTCCTAATTGACGCATTAATGGATAAAGTAGAAATCAACAGCAAATACGGCGTTATTGTCCTGATGACAAAATACCTTCAGGAAAATGAGGTGGGTCAAGATGGCGACCAGATCTCAACATCATAA
- a CDS encoding STAS domain-containing protein — protein MRIPILKLHNYLLISIQIDLDDQTAIQFQEDLLSKIHESGSTGVVIDLTSVDIIDSFIAKVLGDVVTMSDLMGAKVVLTGIQPAVAMTLIDLGIHMQDVPTALDLEQGLIKLRQELEE, from the coding sequence GTGAGAATACCAATTTTAAAGCTCCATAACTATTTACTAATTTCTATTCAGATTGATTTGGATGATCAGACGGCTATTCAGTTTCAGGAAGATTTATTGAGTAAAATTCACGAGAGCGGATCTACAGGAGTGGTTATTGACTTAACCTCTGTAGACATTATTGATTCCTTTATCGCCAAGGTTCTAGGTGATGTAGTAACAATGTCTGATCTAATGGGGGCAAAAGTGGTCCTCACAGGTATTCAGCCTGCTGTTGCAATGACATTAATTGACCTTGGAATTCATATGCAGGATGTCCCAACTGCACTAGATTTAGAACAAGGACTGATAAAACTTCGTCAGGAATTGGAGGAGTGA
- a CDS encoding anti-sigma regulatory factor translates to MDIQSCVNIKKEWDIVGARQLGRDIARKIGFGTVDQARIATAISELARNIYLYAGTGKICFEPIEDMNQKGITIIAMDDGPGIKELNQVMEDGFSTSGGLGAGLPGVKRLMDDFNIFSEYGKGTEIKVVKWLR, encoded by the coding sequence ATGGACATCCAATCCTGTGTCAATATCAAAAAAGAGTGGGATATTGTAGGAGCAAGACAGCTTGGGCGCGACATTGCCAGAAAAATTGGTTTTGGAACAGTCGACCAGGCAAGGATTGCTACTGCAATTTCTGAATTAGCAAGAAATATTTATTTGTATGCTGGGACAGGAAAGATCTGCTTTGAACCGATTGAAGATATGAATCAAAAAGGGATTACAATTATTGCGATGGATGATGGCCCGGGGATTAAAGAATTAAACCAAGTAATGGAAGACGGCTTTTCCACTTCTGGAGGACTGGGAGCGGGATTGCCCGGAGTTAAACGATTAATGGATGATTTTAATATATTCTCAGAGTATGGCAAGGGGACGGAAATCAAAGTCGTTAAATGGCTCCGGTAG
- a CDS encoding STAS domain-containing protein: MNLTIDVTNKEKIATVALSGEVDAFTAPKLKDTLLPLTKEEGQTVEVDLQDVNYMDSTGLGVFISALKSTKEHNTSLQLINMQDRVYRLFKITGLTEIMDIDNKVQGGM; this comes from the coding sequence ATGAACTTAACTATCGACGTTACGAATAAAGAAAAAATCGCCACAGTGGCGCTATCTGGGGAAGTGGATGCCTTTACAGCACCTAAGCTGAAAGACACTCTTTTACCCCTTACAAAAGAAGAAGGCCAAACAGTTGAAGTAGACCTTCAGGATGTAAACTATATGGATTCTACAGGGCTTGGAGTTTTCATCAGCGCTCTTAAGTCTACAAAGGAGCACAACACTTCTTTACAGCTTATTAACATGCAGGACCGAGTATACCGTTTGTTTAAAATCACTGGGTTAACCGAGATTATGGACATTGATAATAAAGTACAAGGTGGAATGTAA
- a CDS encoding Tex family protein produces the protein MSENQDHIQLVAKETGIAVKPIQQVIQLLADGNTVPFIARYRKELTGGLDEVQIKTIEDQWNYVENLSQRKEEVTRLIDEQGKLTEELKEEIENAAKLQKVEDLYRPYKQKRRTRATAAKEKGLEPLALKVWEQKPFDYEAEAKEFFSEEHELHTVEEVTAGVNDILAEWISDDPQYRENIRQKTFHSGTIEAKEKDKEKDEKSIFEMYYEYQEPIRSIVSHRILALNRGEKEDVLKVTINPPQDSIIDYLKNKVIKPSADAKLRELLEMAIEDSYKRLIQPSVEREIRNSLSETAEEQAIEVFSSNLKSLLLQPPLKGKVVLGVDPAYRTGCKLAVIDETGKVLDISVIYPTPPKNDVKGAEKTIKGYFDKYPIELIAVGNGTASRETEQFIANMIQSYDFKAAYMIVNEAGASVYSASKLAREEFPELKVEERSAVSIARRVQDPLAELVKIDPKSIGVGQYQHDVTQKKLNESLTFVVETAVNQVGVNVNTASPSLLQYVSGLSKAVANNVIKKREEVGKFTSRRQLKDIPRLGAKTFEQSIGFLRVLEGEEPLDKTSIHPESYKAAYSLLKEINASPSDLGNQEVREKLSGLNLSEMAEKLGTGEPTLKDIVKALAEPGRDPRDDLPKPLLKTNVLSMEDLEQGMELEGTVRNVVDFGVFVDIGVKQDGLVHISKLSNKFVKHPMDVVSVGDVVTVWVDNVDAQKQRIALTMVNK, from the coding sequence TTGAGTGAAAACCAGGACCATATTCAGTTAGTGGCAAAAGAAACCGGGATTGCCGTAAAGCCTATACAGCAAGTGATTCAATTATTAGCAGATGGGAACACGGTTCCGTTTATTGCCCGCTACCGAAAAGAGTTAACGGGAGGATTAGACGAAGTTCAGATAAAAACGATAGAAGATCAGTGGAACTATGTAGAGAACCTCTCCCAGCGAAAAGAAGAAGTAACCCGGCTGATAGATGAGCAGGGAAAATTAACAGAGGAACTAAAAGAAGAAATCGAAAACGCGGCTAAACTGCAGAAAGTGGAAGACCTATACCGGCCGTATAAGCAAAAGAGAAGAACCCGAGCTACGGCAGCCAAGGAAAAAGGACTCGAGCCTTTAGCTTTAAAAGTATGGGAGCAAAAGCCTTTTGACTATGAAGCAGAAGCGAAAGAGTTTTTCTCCGAAGAACACGAGTTACATACCGTTGAAGAGGTAACTGCCGGCGTGAACGATATTTTAGCCGAGTGGATTTCTGATGATCCTCAATATCGCGAGAATATAAGACAAAAGACTTTCCATTCAGGTACAATTGAAGCCAAAGAGAAGGATAAAGAAAAAGACGAAAAGTCGATTTTTGAAATGTACTATGAATATCAGGAACCGATTCGCTCCATTGTTTCTCACCGCATCCTGGCTTTAAACCGAGGGGAAAAGGAAGATGTGCTAAAAGTAACGATTAACCCGCCGCAGGACAGCATTATTGATTACTTGAAAAACAAAGTAATTAAGCCATCAGCGGATGCCAAGCTTCGTGAATTACTGGAGATGGCGATTGAAGACAGCTATAAACGTCTTATCCAGCCTTCAGTTGAAAGGGAAATTCGTAATTCGTTATCAGAAACAGCGGAAGAACAGGCGATCGAAGTATTTTCCAGCAACTTAAAGAGCCTGCTGCTTCAGCCGCCGTTAAAAGGCAAGGTTGTCCTGGGAGTCGATCCTGCCTACCGAACAGGATGTAAGCTCGCTGTCATTGATGAAACAGGAAAAGTACTCGATATTTCTGTTATTTACCCAACTCCTCCAAAGAATGATGTAAAAGGTGCCGAGAAAACGATTAAAGGCTATTTTGATAAATATCCGATAGAGCTGATTGCTGTCGGAAATGGAACAGCTTCAAGAGAAACCGAGCAGTTTATCGCCAATATGATTCAGTCATATGATTTTAAAGCAGCTTATATGATCGTTAACGAAGCGGGGGCAAGTGTATATTCAGCTTCCAAGCTCGCCCGTGAAGAGTTTCCGGAATTGAAGGTTGAAGAGCGAAGCGCCGTATCCATCGCCCGACGCGTCCAAGACCCGCTGGCAGAACTCGTGAAAATTGATCCGAAATCGATCGGTGTCGGGCAGTATCAGCACGACGTTACGCAGAAGAAGCTCAACGAATCCCTTACCTTTGTCGTAGAAACGGCCGTAAACCAGGTAGGAGTAAATGTGAACACGGCTTCGCCATCACTTCTTCAATATGTATCCGGCTTAAGTAAAGCCGTAGCGAATAACGTCATTAAGAAAAGAGAAGAAGTCGGTAAATTTACAAGCCGCAGGCAGCTTAAGGACATTCCGCGTCTCGGCGCCAAAACGTTTGAGCAGAGTATCGGTTTCCTTCGTGTATTAGAAGGAGAAGAGCCGTTGGATAAAACATCGATCCACCCGGAATCTTATAAAGCCGCTTACTCATTACTAAAAGAAATCAATGCTTCCCCAAGCGATTTAGGAAATCAAGAGGTCAGGGAAAAGCTGTCAGGACTCAATTTATCAGAGATGGCTGAAAAGCTTGGAACAGGAGAGCCTACCTTGAAGGATATTGTAAAGGCACTGGCCGAACCAGGCCGTGACCCAAGGGATGACCTGCCGAAGCCATTGTTAAAAACAAATGTATTATCGATGGAAGACTTAGAGCAGGGAATGGAATTAGAGGGGACCGTTCGAAATGTTGTCGATTTTGGAGTATTTGTGGATATCGGCGTAAAACAGGATGGGCTCGTTCACATTTCCAAGCTTTCCAATAAGTTCGTTAAGCACCCAATGGACGTCGTATCCGTCGGTGATGTCGTCACCGTATGGGTGGATAATGTAGACGCCCAAAAACAGCGGATCGCGCTGACTATGGTGAACAAATAA
- the sigB gene encoding RNA polymerase sigma factor SigB: MATRSQHHNDEVYEWIAYLQENPKDEEIQEKVVLTYNDLVESIARKYSKNSTIHEDLVQVGMLGLLAAIRRYDPEFGKSFESFAIPTIIGEIKRFIRDKTWSVHVPRRIKELGPKIKKAAEELTSDLQRSPSVLEIADYIGVSEEDVLETMEMGKSYKALSVDRKIEADSDGSTVTILDLIGNPEGGYDQIDQKMLLQKVLPILSEREQEILQCTYFENLSQKDTGERLGISQMHVSRLQRRALRKLKEALQAESVEAF, encoded by the coding sequence ATGGCGACCAGATCTCAACATCATAATGATGAGGTTTACGAGTGGATCGCGTATTTACAAGAAAATCCTAAAGATGAAGAAATTCAAGAAAAAGTTGTCTTAACCTATAATGATTTAGTGGAGTCCATCGCCCGTAAATATTCAAAAAACAGTACGATTCATGAGGATCTGGTGCAAGTCGGAATGCTTGGTCTGCTGGCCGCTATCCGCCGCTATGACCCGGAGTTCGGGAAGTCCTTTGAGTCCTTTGCGATTCCGACGATCATCGGGGAGATTAAACGATTTATCAGAGATAAAACGTGGAGTGTCCATGTTCCCCGGCGCATTAAAGAACTAGGACCTAAGATTAAGAAAGCCGCAGAAGAACTGACCAGTGACCTGCAGCGGTCTCCTTCGGTATTGGAAATCGCTGATTATATCGGGGTTTCTGAAGAAGATGTCCTGGAGACGATGGAGATGGGCAAAAGTTATAAGGCTCTTTCCGTGGATCGTAAAATCGAAGCCGATTCTGATGGAAGCACTGTGACGATTCTTGATCTTATCGGAAATCCTGAAGGCGGCTATGATCAAATCGATCAGAAAATGCTCCTTCAAAAAGTGCTGCCGATACTTAGTGAACGTGAACAGGAAATTCTGCAGTGCACCTATTTTGAGAACTTGAGCCAAAAAGATACCGGGGAGAGGCTCGGTATTTCACAAATGCATGTTTCTCGCCTTCAGCGCCGAGCTCTTCGTAAACTAAAAGAAGCCTTACAGGCAGAATCCGTCGAGGCATTTTAA